Below is a window of Lemur catta isolate mLemCat1 chromosome 11, mLemCat1.pri, whole genome shotgun sequence DNA.
ACAACAAAAATATCATACCAGAATTAGGACAAAATATCAGACAAAAACTAAAAGAGTTTACCGCCAGCAGGTCCTCactaaaagaaaatctaaaaagtgTATTTCAGAGAGAAGTATTCCCAGAGAGAAAGTATAAGATACAAGAAGGAACAAACAGCAAAAGCAGAATAAATGGAAATCTTTGACTGAGTAAACCAGCAACAACCaccttaatgaaataattgtgCTATGAAAATACAATGTGGCTTAGTTAGGGTTGAGGGGATTGTCAAGGAAGTTTTTATTGATGGTGACAGAGGTCATTGTGGCTGGAGGGCAGAGATGGACGAAAGAGAGGAATGAGTTGGCCTCTATCCCATGTGCAAGAGGGCACCGTTGTGGGGTTGTAAGCGgggagataatttttaaataattactccAGATACTATGAAATGCAAGATGAAGCAGGTGAAGAGTGGGTAGAGGATTTCCAGTTAGGTTGTTTTTGTGGTTCCAATTGAGATGATAGTTTAGCATGGAAGGACAATGGAAATGAAAGGTGGTAGATGCATGTGAGAGCCATTTAGTAGATAAAGTTGACAGGCTTTGAGACACACTGGATGTGAGAGTGAGCAGAGGGAGGAACTGAGAAGGACACTGCCAGTTGCACCTTTAAGATACCCAAGCAGCAATGTCAAAGAACTGGTTAAATATTCAGGCCTGGAATTCATAGGAGAAGCCTGAGCTAAAGACATAAATGCAAAGTCATCTTCACAGAAATGGTACCTGAAACCAAGGGTATGGCAAGTGTGATCAGATGAGGACTTATGATGGAACCTCAAGAAATCTAACATTATAAAGTGTTTAGAAGCtcaagctctggagtcagatggTCTGATTTTGGCTCTACTAACCACAAGCTGTTTTGCCCTCTCTGAGTACCATTTACATCCTCTGCAAAATAGCTAGTAGTTGCTGGAGGATGAATGAGATGATACATGGAAAGCACCTGTCATGATATCTCTCCCATAATAACAGCTCAAAATATGTCAGCTTTATTGATAACACAGCAGAGAAGAGGAGGATAGACCGGCCAAGAAGACAAAGAtgcagcagccagagaaaaaaagaagaaaaatcaaaacaatgaatgaatgttttaagGAAGAGTCCGCAGTGTTGATGTTGCAGATAGGTCAAACAGATGAGCACTGACAGAAGTCCACTAAATCCAGGGACCTTAGAGAAGCCATGTTagtgggagaggagggcagaTACAAGACTGGAGTACGTTAgggtgagaaaatggaggcagCAGGTGTGGAAGACACATCTGAGAGTTGGACAAAGAAAGGGAGAATAAAAATAGGTTCCTagtgagaaggggaaggaggaccAAGGCGTGCTGTTACTAGAAGAAAGAGACACCGAAAGATTTCTATCACTGCTTTCCTATGGAATGGCTGACTCAGAGGCAGCGAGTTCTGCATCACCAGTACTGTTCACACAGAGACTGAACGACCACTTGTTGAAGGAATGTGAACAGAGAGCCTGATGACTTCTGAACCTACAATTCAGTGAAAGGGACTAATGAGACAAAGGGACTAGGAGTGGGGAGTCAGGAAGAGTTGGCTTGTGTTGACTGAATTACACAGAGAGGTGGCATTGGATGAATCAGTATTGCTTAGGGCAAGTAGTTCTCAGGGAAAATGTGTAGAACTGAAATGATTAGTAATGTTTTGTGACTATAATTTTTGAACTTCTAGATTCATGTTAACCTAAATTGGATTCCAATTTCATGCATGGATATTACCTCCActctttaaaagtttataaacaaATGCAACAACACTGATACAACATTGAGCTAAATGAAAGCTGTAGTGGGAGTGAATTCGTCTCAACCTATgggtgaattagcagcaaggtttgacattaccatcccaacaatattggaccatttgaaacaaatgggaaaagtaaataagctggatagatgggtactacatgaattaaatgagtatcagaagagaaatcatcttgaagcttgccctTCTTTGCTGTCCCgacataaagatgaaccatttctacaccgtattgttacatgtgatgaaaaatggattctttttcaaaatcacaaACATTTGGCACAATGGGTAGATAAAGATGAAATACTGAAATacaatccaaaaccaaatattcatccaaaacaGCTAATGgcgtctgtttggtggtccagcgctggtattttccactacagcttcatgaaacctcaTCAATCAATTACACCAGaagtctactgcaaccaattggacgaaatgatgaggatgtttgtgattaagcagctgagattggtcaatagagagagacaggccaatcctcttgcaagaccacatgttgcaaaaaacaacactgctcaaactacagaagctggacttggaaattctctgtcatccaccatattcaccagaccttgcccCAACTACCActgcttccaggctttggaccacttcttgcaaggaaaaatattcaattctcaacaagctgtggaaaactcctttcacaatttcatctccactcgctctccaggctccttcactgctggcatgaacaagctactgttaagatggcaaaactgtggcaatagtttaggcacatattttgattaattgtactgcttcttgtttgagatataataaactacacttttgatttgaaattggacatttcatatttaatgacctaatggAATCAAATAATATGATTCCTGGATCAACAGTTATAGAACACAACTATATTTGTAACACTAGtcctatgtgtgtgtatgtgcatgtgtgtgtgtttttgagggtggtaatgaaaatttttatagattaaaTCAGTTCTAGATgcaaaaaatggaggaaaaatcttaattgttttgatttaaaactctgtctttaaaaatcaaattattatgATGTCTCAGATAATATGACGAACATCACCTCTTGGACTTAACCCCAGCATGTTCATCTATCTATGTActacaaatatttcttgattcATTCCCTTAACTCTAAGCCTTTTCAATTAGagtactttattttatagatgtattCTTTGCCTCTAAAAACTTTCCCATCACTTAAACATTTCACTAAATCCTTCTTCTGTGAAGAACTTCTCAGATTGGTCAAAAAAATGTGACAACACTACATTTTTCCCCTTATAAACAatattgttttttcctatacatgtaATAGTCTGTACAAGGTAGGAATGCATTTGGGTGCAAGTAACAGAGAGTGTTTTTAAATCTGTGGTTAAATCATAAGGACACGTATCATCTCATTGAGCTAGAAGTCTGCAGGTAGGTGACCGCAGGGTTCTTTCAGGGGGTCAAAGATGCCATCAAAAACCCAGACCCTTTCCACACTCCCGTGCCATCACCATTAGCATGTTGCTTTTTTATTCCCATGCCTGTTGCCTCACTGTTGGAACACGGCTGCTGCAACACCAGACATCACATTCTCACACCGTGCTTAAATGCAAGAATCAAGTATGTGGCAAAAGATGTTCTTCTCTCAGAGGGTTCTGGGGAAGAAGCATTTCCAGAAGTCTTCTTTACAGCCCCCTAAGCCAAAATTGGATCACACAGCCACTCCTAGTGACAAAGAAGGCTGTGAAAGTATTTCCCTTTAAGCTTCTAGTCAAACTCAGTCTCCTCTTTCgtatgaattaaataaaagactGCCTTGTTGATTCTACCACCAACATCCCTCTTGCATCCATCTAATTCTCTTCACACACCCCTGCCCAGTGCCACCTCTGTGATACAACCCTTCAGGTGCTATATCCCACCTGAAGTATTCCAGAAGTTCCTAAATGGCTCCCCAGTTGCCCCACTCTGTCCCCTCTACCAGCCACTCTTTTCACACAGCTATAGTGACATTTAAATGCAAATCTTATCACGTTACCCCTCTTCAATGGATTATAGCCCTGAATGATCTGGTCACACTCACCCTCCAGCTTCATCTCTGGGGGGCGCTTCAGTTCACTCTCCTCACTGGGATCACACTGGCTGGCTCTTTTTGGAAGACCCTCAACTCCTTCACACCTCCAGGCAGTATCGTGTTCTATTCCTTCTGTCTGCAGTGCTCACCCATTACCCACCCCAACTAATTTCTCCTCAACTTTTATGTCTCCATGTATCTGTCTTCACTGCGTGCAACGGTTATTTGTAAGGTGTTGTCATTAAATCAATGATGCATGACAGAAACATTCAAAGTTGTTGAATATAAATGGGGAAGGAGATGTGATGTAagagaatcaatttttttttttaaattcaatagtTAGTAGAGgtttatttattaagaaaatgctGGTCCCTTTGTTAAAATCACATACAATGAGTAGCCATTTGGCAgtactaattttcttttcctaaatttcttcattcttttaccCATAGGGTCAACAAACAATATAACAACCCAGCTCCATAACTTCCTAGTGGTGATGACACCTCAGACAAGGGCGGTGGAGACAAGTCCACTTCTTCACCTGTAAAGTATTGGCACTATGATGAATTGTCCCATTCTCCCCTCAAAGTTGGTGGCCTTTGTTCAATTCTGGTGCTGTGATGAATGTTTATGCTTTAAAACTAACcccaagaaatatataaaaatgcatgaCTTTGAAATACACACTGCTGTGCATAGCTTAAAACTAAGAAGTTAATCATATATTCATGTTTTTACCTTCCTGCATGCATTGAAATACTCTATAAAAATTTATCTCTATTAATTCTATATTGCAAGATATTTGAATTAGGCAGTCTGTCTTTCACTACTTTCATACTGCAGGAAGTCCTCAGAACCAAGATGCTCAGATATCAGGCACTCCAGACTCAGTCCTTCCGAGGAGTTATGCTCGTATATGAGCTCAAGGAACATTAAAACAGTTCTTTGGAAAAGAAGAGCATCCTAGGAGATGAAGCAAACTGCACCTTTGCTTTCATTAGTGAAAACGCCCTGTGCCAAAACCTTTCCTGTCGAACGAATAAAAAGCACTGACATGTGACCAGGAGCAAAGGCCTCCCGAACCTTGACACAATCCCTGATTCACTTCTCCCAGTGGCTCAGAGCTGGATTTCCACTCCCCTGCTGGGGTGGCTGTCCATGAACTTCTAGACCTGAAAGAAGGAGATTCACACCTTCATTTAGCCGCGTTAAGAGCCCAAGACTGGCAAAGAGCGCGGTATATAACGTGGTGATTTAAGACCGAGGAAGCTGGAGTCAGACCTCCTGAGTTCCAGCTCTGCTCTGCCTTGTACCGGACGGGCAACCCTGAGCAACCATTTAAACTTCCTGCGGTAGGGTTTCCTCGCCTGCAAAGTGAGCGTGctaatagtacctacctcctagggttgCCATGAACAGTAAATAAATTAATCCCCAGAAAGCGCTCGGAACGACAACAGGCTGGCACGCAGCGAGCTTGTGAACAATGTTACAGCCTTGCAACATTGGAGCCCGAAACACTCAAACATTTTGCCCGGGTGGGAATTAGTTCTCGTGAGTTACAAAACTTGGGATCCCAGTACCCAGAAAGCAGGCGACGGGGGAAGAAATCGGGTGGGGCAGAGCGAGAGCTGCGGCGACATTTATCCAGCGGAGCCCGTCTACAGCCCCGGTCTCCTGGTCTCGGGTCTCCACCGTTTCTTCTCGCGGCGTCAGTCGAGGGAGCGGCGCAGCGCAGCTTTTCTCCAATCAGGCACCTCAAGGCTGGCGCCGCGTCTGCGACCTGATCCAATCTCGTCCCCTGGAGGGCGGGAACTCGAAGTTCCTACCTGCACCTGTGGCTGCGGTGGCCGCCTCCtgggttattttgttttctccccccccccccacccccgctgcccCGAGGTTCTGGTTTCTCGAATCACTTGGCGAACAACCAGCAGGTGGGCAGATGCCCTTTCCCGTTCCTACGGACGCGTGGGAAGGCCCAGTGCTCCGGAGTGAGCAGCCGGGCTCCCGTCTCTCGGCGGCTCCCGGGCGGTGCTAGCAGGGAAGAGGAACGCGCCGGAGGATGAAAGGCTGCTGACCGGGAGAGCCTGCCTGGCCATTCACCTGGGGGCGGCGAGCCTggcagccccgcgccgcggcgcCTCCGACCCGAACAGATCGCGCCGCGAGCCCCGGGTTGCGCCGCGGCGCGCAGAAGTTGGAGGTGCCAGGGGAGACCAGCAGCAGCGCTTGGTTTAGCTGGGCTGCTGCGCAGATTGCGACTGGTCCACTTCCCAGAAGCCGGATCTCTCCAAGTCCGCGCCGAGGGACGCCGCGCCCCGGCTACCAGGTTGACCCGAGCGCACCCCCTTTGTGCTCTCGGTCGCGATCTCTGCGCGGGGCCCCGGGGTCCTGGGCAGCCCAAGCAGGTGAGCGACTGGGGGTGGTTCTGCGTCCACCAAGGCAGAGCCTGGCACTGGTTGTCACCCTGGGGTGCCTCTGAGTCCCCCGCCTCCCGGTACCCCAGAAAAAACAGCAAGCCGCAGGCGCTCCAGAACTGCGTTGCCCGTACGTTTGCGGTTTTTGCCATCTTTTCCTTGAGCAATTCATACAAAGCTCTTACGTGCACACAAAGTTGATAATCGTGGAGAAGGAAGTGTAGGTTAGAGGACAGAAAGCAACATCAGGACACCGCACCACCACCATTAGTAAataagggggtgggggtgggggtaggggtgctTTTCCGATCTGCAGCGTAGGAGGGAATAGGACGTTTGCAAACCCAAGTGCCAATTGTGCCTGAGGGTGTGGGTGCCTTTCATACCGAAAGAACTTtggggcattttttttcttttattgttttcaagtCGCAGCCCGAGTGTGTCCTCGGGGCGTCCGGGGAGGAGCCGGTGCGGCGGTTTTCGGGGCTCAGCCGAGGCCGCCGCGCCGCCTGCCGTAGGCACTCGGACTTCCTCTCCCCGGCGGTTCCGGGAGGAGAACCTCCAACAGCCGACTCCGCTGAAGTTTCCCTCCGGGGCGCGTTCGCCAATCCCGAGAGCGCCCGGCGCGTGGGCTGGGACCCGCAGAGCGGAAACCTGGAAGTGAGCCGCGGCGCAGGCGAATCTGCGCATTCCTGGTGGCAGTTCCCACTAGACCCAGCACAGAAAGCGGACAGGCTCGCTTACGATATTAGCACCTAGGGGCTCATAGCGGCCTTTCCGCTCTGCAGAGGAGGTATTAAAAGCTTGGGGAACAAACCAATTGTTTGGAAGTTTCTGCGTACATTCTTCCTCCTTCGGTGGAGGGAATTGCACAAGGAAAAAAACTGACGCCTTTAATTTGTAACTAAAATCTCAAGAGTTGCGTAGTACAAACAGACTCGGtgcatattttaataaagaactaAGGGAAGAGGCCAGTTGCGCTTGGCTCATCTCCACCGTCAGCTGGGGGTGGCCTCACAAAGACGTAAGATTGGCGTCTGGGGaataaaaggaagaggaggacgGCGGTTTCCAAGGGAAGTTAAGTCTAGACATGCTTCTCTGAAAGTCACAAGGCAGAAGTGGTTAAAGGGCGAatttaaaagaagcaaaacaaaacagcacgAGCTTGTCCCTCTCTCATACTGGGATATAAATTCTCTGAAGCATCTCGTAGAAAAGGATGCTGCGACGGAAGTCTATGGAGGAAAATCTCTGGGGGAAATTTCGCGATTGTTCGTGGTCTGTACTCATTGTGTGCCTGTAGAGAGGACACACTTGGTTCCGAGCGCCCTCCGCCCAGGTGCTCATCCGAAGGGGGGACCGTTATGGCTGGGTGGGCCACCTTCGGGCGTCTGTCTACAGTCAGGCAGTGTGGACAGGACGGGCCACTTTCTCTCTGGAGCCAGGTTGGTCCAGATGGCCGCGAACATCCCCTGAGCGCCCCGGGTGCGGGGCCACCGCACAGCTCTACAGGCAAGGCAAAGGTTGAGGTCGGGGCGTTCAGGGCTCAGCCTGGAGACCAGGTGGTGGCGCCCTGGAGGCCACTGGTCCAGCCGCATCCGCGGGGGCGCGGCGGTGCCCACTGGGGGCTACACTCGGGGCTCCGGTCACTGCGCACCCGGGCGATCCGGTGCCAGGCGGAGCGCAGGGGAGGAAATGGGATTGGGGGGCACGTGACTCCGACCAACCCGGTAActcaagttttgttttcttccccagcACAGGGCGCTGCCTCGGCACCCACGCCGCGGGCCGCGTGGGAGAAGCCGGGGGAGGGTGGCGTGAACGGCCGGGGACCACGCGGAGAGAGGCACCGCCGCCGAGTCCGTTCCCCGCGGGGCGCCCCGGGCCCGTCGGCCGGCCATGGCGGACAGCGGTGGCACGGGCAGCTCGGGCCCCTGGTGGAAATCGTTCGCCAACAGCAGGAAGAAAGGCAAGGAAGCCACGGTGGGGGCGCAGCCTGAGGCCCAGCCCGCCCCCGGGGAGCCCGCGCCGCCCAGCCCGGACTGGACTAGCAGCTCCCGGGAGAACCAGCACCCCAATCTCCTCGGGGGCGCCGGCGAGCCCCCCAAGCCAGACAAGTTGTGCGGGGAGAAATCGGGCAACAGCCGCCGCAATTTGAAGATCTCGCGCTCGGGCCGCTTTAAGGAGAAGAGGAAAGTGCGCGCCACGCTGCTCCCGGAGGGAGTCAGGTCGCCAGAGGAGGAGGACTTCCCTGGGGACCCCCAAGAGGACAAGCAGTAGCCCAGCGCCCCGGAACTCTCTCTTCCGCCACTGCTCCCCCAACCTCCAGTTCTAAACCCGCAACTGCTGACCCATTCCTGTACTCGGTGTCTGATCCCACCAAGTTCAGAATATTCATACAAAGCCTCCGTGATTTTTTCTGGAAATTGAAGTGTCAATTGAGTTTTCAATATTTCATGACTCAAGGATgcgttaaatatttatttgtggtAAGAGAAGGTACCTGCCGCTGAGGAGGTTGgcataattaattttttcaaaaagccaCTCAGGGGCCTCAGCTCCTGTCTCGCGT
It encodes the following:
- the PRR15 gene encoding proline-rich protein 15 encodes the protein MADSGGTGSSGPWWKSFANSRKKGKEATVGAQPEAQPAPGEPAPPSPDWTSSSRENQHPNLLGGAGEPPKPDKLCGEKSGNSRRNLKISRSGRFKEKRKVRATLLPEGVRSPEEEDFPGDPQEDKQ